The genomic window TTAGAACAAGAGCAAGGTGCTGAAAATGGAGATCTTTTTTTTGAATAGGAATAAAAGATTCTCCAAGATTTAGAATATCTGATGAATATTTTGAAAAAATTTTTCGAATAAAATCAGATTGTTTAAGGAGAAGCGTAGTATCATTATGTTTGCCTAAGAGTGTTATTCTTTTTGCAAAGGGAGGGTATTGTAAAACACGACGTTCTTCGAGAAGTTCTGTTTCGAAAGAATCTTTTCCTTCTTGAGAAAGGAGCGCTTTAATGACTCGGTGATGAGGTTGGTATGTTTGAAGTGTGAATGTGAGTGATTTTTCGGCCAGGTGAGAAAAAAGGTGGAAAGCATTTTCTTCCGCAAGATAATCAGGCCATTTCCAGAAAGAATCTGTATCAATAACGCCGGATCCTCCTATTCTTTTTCCAAAATATCGATAGATGGCTGTGGGTGTTCCTATAATAATGTCATTTTTTGAGAAAAAATCATCCGTTCTTTCTAAATTCTTTATATCTGAATCAATTCGCATGATTGAAGCGTGAGGAAACTGTTGTTTTATGAGCTTTTCTACTGTTTGAGTTCCTTCGATTTTTCGAGTAAATTCCATTTCATGACAGGAAGGACAATGAGCAAATATATCTAAAGTGTAGGAACAATGACCGCAATAATAAGTTCCATTAGAACGTGCTATAAGAGCATGATCGCACTTTGGACAAGAGAGTATGTTCTTACATTGATTACAAACATTAAGAGCTCCCATTCCTCGTCGAGAAACAAGGAGGAAGAAATTACGTTTTTTTTCAAGAGTTCTTTGAATAGTATTTTTAAGGTCATTGGAAATATGAACTGATCCAAAAGGAATCTTTTTATTTTTTGTATAATATTTCTTTTGAAGAATTTTTCTTGGGTACGTGACGTGAAGAGATGGTATAAATCTCGTTTGAATTTTTTGGATGAGCCATTTTTCTTTTTTTGCAAGGAAAAGGGAAGAGATGCTTATAGTAGTGCTTGTAAAAAGAAGTTGAGCAGAATAGATATCGGCAAGTTTTCGAACAACTCTTTTTGTGTCATAACGAGGTGTTATTTCTCTTTGTTTATGAGAAGATCTTTGTTCTTCTTCCAAGATAATAAAACCGAGATTTCTAAAAGGACAGAAAAGAGCGCTTTTGGTTCCAAGTATGAATCGAATTTCTTTTTTTTCTTTTATTGAAGTAAGGGCGAAAAATTTCTTTCTTGGAGTGAGAGATCCATGAAAAATCACGAATGTTTTTGGATCCAAAAATTTTTTTATGAAAGATTCGGCAAAAAAAAGAGATGCTTTATCTGGAAAAAGTATAAGATGTTGTTTTTCAGGTTTTGTTTTTTCTCGTAATGCGAAGAAAATAGCTTGTAATCTTTCTTCACTAGGAGGACTTATAAGGAGTGAATGCCTTTTCTTTTGAAAAAGATCAAGGAAGGAAGTTTCAACCTCGAGATAATTTTTTGGAAGATAAAGCTGTCTGAGAGGAAGATGAGAAAGAGATTCTTTTTCAGGTTTTTTTGGTTTTTTGGGAAGAAGAAAAGATCGGAAGATTTTTTCAGGAGGGGTGAGATATTCTTCTGAAAAGAAACGTGCAAGCTGAATTTGCTTTTTTGTAAGCATATTTTTTTGAAGAACTTTTCTAATGGCTCGGTACTTTCTTTCTTCTGGCTGTTTTTTGTGAAGAGAAACAACAATTCCGGAAAGAATTCTTCGACTAAAAGGAATTTGCACATAATCCCCACACTGAATATTTTTGTCGCAAGTATAGGTAAAGAAAATATATTTTTGTATACCAAAAATTTTAGCAAAAACAGCCACATCAGCAAAATATTGTAATTCAGATTTCATAAAATCATTGTGAATGGCTTTTTTGTGTTTGACAAGATAAAATTATTTAAAAAATCTCGTGTTTATCTTTTGAAATGGTTTTTTCTTTTATTAACTTTTTGAGTTGGGGAAGTATGTTTTTTGTTGCTTTTTCCCCGAAAAGAATTTTATCCTGACCATTAACAAATGTATACCATCGATTTTTTTCAAGATTAATTTCTATGGTGATATCAGCACTTTCTGAATTAAGAAGCGCTAAATGATGCCGAAGAATACGAAGGGAATCATTAGCTATATCGTACCAACCAGGTTTCCATTGTATATTTAAGTAATGCTTGTCTAAATTGACAGCAATAACAATATCAGCTCCCATACCCCGTACGATTCTCGCTGGTACAGGAGAAGATAATCCTCCATCAGCAAGAATTTTCCCTTCTTTTTCTGTTGGTTTGAATACAAGAGGAATGGACATACTTGCTTTAATAGCCGATGCCATAGCACCCTTATTAAGAAGAACACATTCTCCAGTTTTTAAATCAGTAGCTACGGCAGTAAAAGGAATTCGGCATTTTTCTATAGTTTTTTCTTTGAGGGTATCGTTGAGAAAACTTTCAACTTTCCCTCCATTAAGAAGTCCATGCCGAAGATTGGGATCGAAAAGTACAGAAAGGAGCTTTCTCCAATTTGTTCCAGAAGCAAGAGATTCTATTTCAGACACAGACAATCCTGATGCATAATATCCTCCTATCATAGAGCCAATACTAGACCCTGCTATGCAATGAATAGGAATATTATTTTCTTCTAAAATCTTAAGAACTCCAATATGGGCTAAACCTCTCGTTCCTCCACTTCCTAATGCGAGGCCGATAATAGGGGATGAGGAGGATGATTTTTCTGGCATATAATTTTTTGTGAAGAAGTAGAAATATTTTTTGAAAATATATACTGGTGGACTGTTACCAATTT from Candidatus Moraniibacteriota bacterium includes these protein-coding regions:
- a CDS encoding patatin-like phospholipase family protein gives rise to the protein MPEKSSSSSPIIGLALGSGGTRGLAHIGVLKILEENNIPIHCIAGSSIGSMIGGYYASGLSVSEIESLASGTNWRKLLSVLFDPNLRHGLLNGGKVESFLNDTLKEKTIEKCRIPFTAVATDLKTGECVLLNKGAMASAIKASMSIPLVFKPTEKEGKILADGGLSSPVPARIVRGMGADIVIAVNLDKHYLNIQWKPGWYDIANDSLRILRHHLALLNSESADITIEINLEKNRWYTFVNGQDKILFGEKATKNILPQLKKLIKEKTISKDKHEIF